The window ACCTAACCGACGACGGCACGGGCGAGTGGAAGTCGAAGACCGAGAAGGACGGCCGCGTGAGCTATGGCGACACGACGCTGCTGTTCCGAGCCTCCTGGGGAACGCCGAGGAAGGAGACCTCCTCCGGCCCCTACACCATCGCCTTCTACCACTCCGGCGGCTCGGACCGTGTCTTCATGCGCCGCGAGACGGCGCGCGTCGGCACGATCACGTTCGCAGGCGCTCCGCAGGACGTGATCCTGATGGAGAATGACGCCGACGCCGTGTTCGACAAGCCGCTGGGCGACGACGGGAAGCCCGCGAACGGCGGTCCCGCGACCCGGCCGGTCTGGCTGATGATCGGCGGCCAACTGGTGGACATCCGCGGCCCCTTCGTGCTCGGGCGTAACAACTACGAAGCGAAGGTGACCGCGGACGGCTCGCGGATCACGCTGGCTCCCACGACCCGCGCCCTCATCTCTCCGCCGCCGCCGCCGGCGCCCACGCTGCTCGCCGTCGGGCGGCCCGCTCCCGACTTCGCGGCCGACACGCCCGACGGCGGCAAGGTTCGGTTGGCCGACCTGCGCGGCAAGGTCGTCATCCTAGACTTCTGGGCCACCTGGTGCGGGCCGTGCCAGGCCTCGATGCCCCACATCGAGCGGGTGCACCAGGAGGTGAAGGGCCAGGACGTTGCGGTGCTCGCCGTCTGCGTGGCCGACGAGCGCCCCGCCTTCGACCGATGGGTGACCGAGAACCAGTCCAGGTACACCTTCCGGCTGGCCTACGACCCGGCCGGGCGCGACCCCGCGAAGAGCATCTCCCGCAACCTGTTCGGCGTCAGCGGGATCCCGACGACCTTCGTGATCGACCGCGAGGGCAAGGTCGCCGCTGCCATCGTCGGGTTCAGCGGGCCGACCGACGACCGCGTTGAGCAGGCGCTGCGCGCGCTCGGCGTCAAAGCCGGCGCCGTTCAGGCGAGCGCTTCCCGCTGACACGCAAGGAAACGCGCCGCCCACCGGCGAACAGGCCGGTGGGCGGCGCGCTGCTGTGTGGCGCGGGCCGCGCCCGCACTCGGCGCGCGGCCCGCACATGCGCTGCAGGGGAAGACCATGCTCGGGCTCTGTCGCTCCGTCGTGCCAGTCGTTGCGTTCCTGCTGCTCGGCAGCGCGGCCGGCGCGGCGCCGCGCGTCCATCACGTCGTGGTCGTCAGCTTCGATGGCGGCGCGCCCGCCGTTCTGCGCGACTCCCGTATGCCCACGCTCCTGCAGATGGCGCGCGACGGCGTCGCGACCTGGAGCGCTCGCACGGTGCTGCCGAGCATCACTCTCGTCGCCCATGCCTCCATGCTCACCGGCGTTACCCCCCGAAAGCACGGCATCGACTGGAACGAGTGGCTGCCGGAGCGCGGGCTGGTTCGGGTTCCCACGATCTTCGCCCTGGCCAGGCGCACCGGGCTCACGACCGCCCTCTTCGCCGGCAAGGAGAAGTTCAGGCACCTGCTCCTGCCAGGAAGCCTGGGCGTCTTCTCGGTTCCGTCCTACTCGGCCAGGGTCGTGGCCGCCAGCGCGGCCGCGCACATCCTCGCGAATAGGCCAGGCCTCTGCTTCGTCCACTTCGCGGGAGGCGACGGCGCGGGCCACGCGTTCGGGTGGGGCTCACCCCAGCAGCGCGCTGCCTTCGCCACCGGCGACCGGGCGCTGGGCATGCTGCGCCAGGCCGTGGAGAGCGCCGGCATCGCCCGGAGTACCGTGTTCCTGATCACCGCCGATCACGGCGGCCACGGCAGTACTCACGGCTCCGCGCTGCCCGCGGACATGGAGATCCCCTGGGTCGCCTGGGGCGTCGGGGTGCGGCCCGGCCAGGCCATCGAGGGCCCGGTCTCCGTGTGCGACACGGCGGCGACGGCGCTCTGGCTGCTCGGCGTGCCGATCCCGGAAGCGATGGACGGCAGGCCCGTTGCGCGCGCCTTCGCGAGCGCGCCAGGGACGGCGCCCGCGCTCCGGACCGCCGGCGTGAGGGCGCGCGGAAGCATCCGATGAGCATGGCGCGTCGGGGCGCGCGCGGCCCGACGGCAGGGAGTGTTCGATGCGCGTGTTGGTGATCGGCGGGACGGGGCACATCGGCACCTATCTGTGCCCGATGCTCGTCGAGGCCGGCCACCAGGTGGTCTGTCTCTCGCGCGGGGGGCGCGAGCCCTACAGCCCGCACTCCGCCTGGGCGTCGATCGAGCGAGTCGCGGCCGATCGCGCCGCCGAGGACGCGAATGGCGCCTTCCCCGATCGGGTCGCGGCGCTCCGCCCGGATGTCGTGGTGGACCTCATCTGCTTCCGGCTCGAGAGCGCCGTCCGGCTGGCGGAGAGCCTGCGCGGACGCGTGAGGCACCTCCTCCACTGCGGCACCATCTGGGTGCACGGGCACTCGACGGAGGTGCCGACGACCGAGGAGCGGCCACGCGCTCCATTCTGCGAGTACGGCCGCGCCAAGGCGCGTATCGAGGACTACCTGCTCGGCGAGGCGCGGGCCGGCCGCCTGCCCGCCACCGTGCTCCACCCCGGCCACATCGTCGGCCGCGGCTGGCCGCCGCTTAACCCCGCCGGGCACTTCGACCCGGCCGTCTTCGCCGCACTGGCTCGCGGCGATGCGCTCGCCCTGCCCAACCTGGGGATGGAGACGGTGCACCACGTCCACGCCGAAGATGTCGCCCAGGCGTTTGCGCGGGCGCTCGAGCGCTGGAGCGCGTCGGTCGGCGAGAGCTTTCACGTGGTGTCGCCGGCCGCCCTGACGCTGCGCGGCTACGCCGAGGGAATGGCCGCGTGGTTCGGACGCCAGGCCGACCTGCGCTTCCTGCCGTGGGAGCGCTGGCGCGAGACGGTGGCTCCGGAAGCCGCGGCGGCGACGTGGGACCACATCGCGCACAGCCCGTGCTGCAGTATCGAGAAGGGAACGCGCCTGCTCGGCTACGCGCCGCGCCATACGTCGCTGAGCGCGGTGCGGGATGCCGTCGACGCCCTGCTCGGCTCGGGCGCGCTGACGCTCTGAGCGAGCGCAACGAAAGGAGCCCACATGCGGAACCGAACCCTCACCGCCGCCGCCCTGCTGTTCCTGTGCGCGCCGGCCGCCCGCCTTGCCGCCGCCCCGACACAGGTCCGGCTCTCCTGGACCGGCGACCCGCGGATGACAATGACCGTGATGTGGCAGACCACGGAGCCGGAGCCCGGAAGCATCGTGCGCTACGGGCTGGACGCTCGCCTGAGCTCCACCGCGGTCGCGAGCTCACCGACCTATGCGTACCAGACCGGCCATCTCCACGAGGCGACGATGCGCGGGCTGCGCCCCGGCGCCGTCTACCGCTACCGGGTCGGCAGCCCGAGCGGCGGCTTCAGCCCAGTCTACCGTTTCCGAACGGCGCCGCCGGGCCCGGTGGACTTCGAGTTCACCGCCTTCGGCGACCACGGCGTCACCGCGCGCAGCCGGCGCAACGCGTCGCGCGTGCTCGCAGCGCATCCCGCCTTCCACCTGGTGCTGGGCGACCTGAGCTACGCCAACGGCAGACAACCGGTGTGGGATACCTGGCTGAGCGAGATCTCCGTCTTTGCGTGCTCACTGCCCATGATGACCGTGATCGGCAACCACGAGAACGAGCGGATCGACGGCGAGCGAATCGGCTACGTGGCCTACCTTGCGCGACTCGCGATGCCCACGCCGGAGACCTGGTATGCGTTCACCTACGGCGACGTCCGGTTCGTCTGCCCGAACTCCAACGACATCGACAACGCCACCCAGAGGGCCTGGCTGGAGCGAACCCTGAGCGCCGCGCGCCGCGATCCAGGCATTCGCTGGGTCGTCGTCGCGATGCACCACCCGCTCTATAGCTCTACCACCCGCCGCGGCGACAGCCCGGACATGATCAAGGCGCTGGAGGGCCTCCTGGACCGTCACCGGGTAGACCTCGTCCTGGTCGGGCATAACCACAACTACGAGCGCAGCTATCCCCTTCGCGGAGGCGAGCCCCGGACCGCCGAGCGGCACACCTACCGTCAGGGCGAGGGCATAATCCACGTCATCAGCGGCGGCGGCGGGAAGTCGCTCTACGAGTTCACGCCGGAGCAGCCGGCGCGCATCGCGGTGCGCGCGCGCGTCACCGAGTTCCTGCGTGTCCGCGTGCTCGCCTCCGGATCCCTGACGCTGGAGGCGGTGCGAACGGCGGACGGGTCCGTGCTGGACCGCTTCACGCTCGTGCGCCGGGCGGCCCGGACGACCCCGAGCGCGGCGACGCGCGACGGGCAACTCGCCTCGGGCGCGCGTTAACAGGAGGGCATGCTGCCACCGATGGACCACGACAGGCTCCGGGCGATCGTGGCGGGGTTCGAGGGCCGACGCATCGTCGTGCTCGGCGATGTGATGGTCGACGAGTACCTGTGGGGCCGGGCCACGCGCATTTCGCCGGAGTCGCCCGTGATGGTGGTGGAGGTCGACCGGGAGACCCAGGTGCCCGGCGGCGCGGCGAACGTGGCGCACAATCTGCTCGCCCTCGGCGCGCGGGTCAGCGTCGTGGGGGCGGTCGGTGACGACGCGACGGGCACGCGGCTTCGCTCGATGCTGGAGCAGGAGGGAGCGGATGCCTCGGGCCTGATCGTGGACCACGGGCGGCCCACGACGCGCAAGACGCGCGTCGTCGCCCACAGCCAGCAGGTGCTGCGCCTCGACCGCGAGCGCTGCTTCGCCGTGGCCGAGCCCGTTCGGCGCGCGATGGTGGAGCGCCTTGCCGCCATCGTGCCCCTCGCGGATGCCATGCTGGTCTCCGACTACGACAAGGGGGTGGTGAGCGGGCCCGTGGTGAGCGCCGCGATGGACCTCGCGCGCAGTCGGGGCGCGGTCGTGGCCGCCAACGCGAAGCCGCCGAACGTGCGTTTGCTCGCCGGCGCCACGGCGGTCTCGCTGAACCAACCGGAGGCCGTCGCCGCCTCGGGCGGCGACACGCGCTTTGAAGGCGACGACGGCATCGACGAGGCGGGCGCCGAGCTCGCGCGCTCCCTGGCGGTCGAG is drawn from Chthonomonadales bacterium and contains these coding sequences:
- a CDS encoding TlpA family protein disulfide reductase; translated protein: MKAVPLGAGIAAAAAMGVAGLPAARAAGPSNPPGAAGATLRLDTKALDIDALRRMGLKYIPTPVVFGPDKPSSVRKEPSYRGTPRYATLHVGNGPRSEYILVLDEPDASDSRLFADLNRNGDLTDDGTGEWKSKTEKDGRVSYGDTTLLFRASWGTPRKETSSGPYTIAFYHSGGSDRVFMRRETARVGTITFAGAPQDVILMENDADAVFDKPLGDDGKPANGGPATRPVWLMIGGQLVDIRGPFVLGRNNYEAKVTADGSRITLAPTTRALISPPPPPAPTLLAVGRPAPDFAADTPDGGKVRLADLRGKVVILDFWATWCGPCQASMPHIERVHQEVKGQDVAVLAVCVADERPAFDRWVTENQSRYTFRLAYDPAGRDPAKSISRNLFGVSGIPTTFVIDREGKVAAAIVGFSGPTDDRVEQALRALGVKAGAVQASASR
- a CDS encoding alkaline phosphatase family protein; the encoded protein is MLGLCRSVVPVVAFLLLGSAAGAAPRVHHVVVVSFDGGAPAVLRDSRMPTLLQMARDGVATWSARTVLPSITLVAHASMLTGVTPRKHGIDWNEWLPERGLVRVPTIFALARRTGLTTALFAGKEKFRHLLLPGSLGVFSVPSYSARVVAASAAAHILANRPGLCFVHFAGGDGAGHAFGWGSPQQRAAFATGDRALGMLRQAVESAGIARSTVFLITADHGGHGSTHGSALPADMEIPWVAWGVGVRPGQAIEGPVSVCDTAATALWLLGVPIPEAMDGRPVARAFASAPGTAPALRTAGVRARGSIR
- a CDS encoding NAD-dependent epimerase/dehydratase family protein, with protein sequence MRVLVIGGTGHIGTYLCPMLVEAGHQVVCLSRGGREPYSPHSAWASIERVAADRAAEDANGAFPDRVAALRPDVVVDLICFRLESAVRLAESLRGRVRHLLHCGTIWVHGHSTEVPTTEERPRAPFCEYGRAKARIEDYLLGEARAGRLPATVLHPGHIVGRGWPPLNPAGHFDPAVFAALARGDALALPNLGMETVHHVHAEDVAQAFARALERWSASVGESFHVVSPAALTLRGYAEGMAAWFGRQADLRFLPWERWRETVAPEAAAATWDHIAHSPCCSIEKGTRLLGYAPRHTSLSAVRDAVDALLGSGALTL
- a CDS encoding purple acid phosphatase, with amino-acid sequence MRNRTLTAAALLFLCAPAARLAAAPTQVRLSWTGDPRMTMTVMWQTTEPEPGSIVRYGLDARLSSTAVASSPTYAYQTGHLHEATMRGLRPGAVYRYRVGSPSGGFSPVYRFRTAPPGPVDFEFTAFGDHGVTARSRRNASRVLAAHPAFHLVLGDLSYANGRQPVWDTWLSEISVFACSLPMMTVIGNHENERIDGERIGYVAYLARLAMPTPETWYAFTYGDVRFVCPNSNDIDNATQRAWLERTLSAARRDPGIRWVVVAMHHPLYSSTTRRGDSPDMIKALEGLLDRHRVDLVLVGHNHNYERSYPLRGGEPRTAERHTYRQGEGIIHVISGGGGKSLYEFTPEQPARIAVRARVTEFLRVRVLASGSLTLEAVRTADGSVLDRFTLVRRAARTTPSAATRDGQLASGAR
- a CDS encoding D-glycero-beta-D-manno-heptose-7-phosphate kinase, which produces MLPPMDHDRLRAIVAGFEGRRIVVLGDVMVDEYLWGRATRISPESPVMVVEVDRETQVPGGAANVAHNLLALGARVSVVGAVGDDATGTRLRSMLEQEGADASGLIVDHGRPTTRKTRVVAHSQQVLRLDRERCFAVAEPVRRAMVERLAAIVPLADAMLVSDYDKGVVSGPVVSAAMDLARSRGAVVAANAKPPNVRLLAGATAVSLNQPEAVAASGGDTRFEGDDGIDEAGAELARSLAVETLVVTRGARGLSLWTAAGAIHHLPAHPVEVYDVAGAGDTVISALTLGLCCGADVRDAAAVANRAGACVVRRVGVAATTREELLADW